The following are encoded in a window of Telmatobacter sp. DSM 110680 genomic DNA:
- a CDS encoding TetR/AcrR family transcriptional regulator, with translation MPKKSDVPERIIRAAVALFSRQGYHGTSTRDIARLADVSEVTVYRYFEHKEDIFWSALASCFTTIKPRLSLLNPSPGLDSPEIILPRVLSLLIDAATFSPDMVRMIAVAFVEVRGRAEEACREHLGPLFTAITRYLETNIERGKIRNLNPAIMTAGIALTVFAQPELSTFIEGCRLSKLDSRQAVEAYTAFWLGALVPVAQERSSSATSEEALSA, from the coding sequence ATGCCTAAAAAATCAGACGTCCCAGAACGTATTATTCGCGCTGCCGTTGCCCTGTTTTCACGACAGGGATACCACGGCACAAGCACTCGCGACATTGCGCGGCTAGCCGATGTAAGCGAAGTAACGGTATACCGCTACTTTGAGCACAAGGAAGACATCTTCTGGTCAGCGCTCGCATCCTGTTTCACTACCATCAAGCCGCGACTTAGCTTGCTCAATCCAAGTCCCGGACTGGATTCTCCAGAGATTATTCTCCCTCGTGTACTTAGTCTGTTGATCGATGCGGCGACTTTCTCTCCCGACATGGTGCGAATGATTGCTGTGGCCTTCGTCGAGGTCCGCGGAAGAGCAGAGGAAGCATGCCGCGAACATCTGGGCCCGCTCTTCACCGCTATTACCCGCTATCTCGAAACCAACATTGAACGGGGCAAGATTCGCAATCTGAATCCAGCTATTATGACTGCGGGAATAGCCCTCACCGTGTTCGCCCAGCCAGAGCTCTCCACCTTTATCGAAGGGTGTCGTCTCTCAAAACTCGACAGCCGCCAGGCGGTCGAGGCCTACACGGCCTTCTGGCTGGGAGCGCTCGTCCCTGTAGCGCAGGAGCGCTCCTCTTCGGCAACTTCAGAAGAAGCTTTATCTGCTTAG
- a CDS encoding SLBB domain-containing protein — MSKKFLILFLVCSAVCAGQSTLTTPEPDAAIPATAGQNTGAIRNPTATGRDSVLTGPPTDAPNFTMPPVSSKFVGPLTTKSDFQLLAEEAAGHPLQVYGRRLFDEVPTTFAPIDHIALPSDYVIGPGDELLIRAWGKIDLDSRLIVDRNGQISLPKVGTVIVAGLRYDQLENRLRSSIGNLYKDFELNVTLGRLHSIQIYVLGSARQPGAYTVSSMSTLVNALFASGGPSATGSMRHIQLRRNDQLISDFDVYNLLRHGDKSHDVHLLPGDVIYIPPVGPQLALLGSVNEPGIYETRGDTTVAAALEDAGGLTNLAGTDRVLLERIEDHRSRRVDEFGLDASGLRQLVKDGDVLRVFALSPRFENAVTLRGSVAQPGRYAWHEGMRVSDLIPSRDALITRKHWNQQNHLPQPEPVEEFGSSRLNQVENQPNDQFGKPSTKTNGSRKDPSDILRGVQSGDQSGNSDDIERADQAGRPRTDQFSDERQFGVGEDTKAAIEAVGKNSAEINWEYAVIERLDDQDLSSHLIPFRLASAIDVHASKENQPLKPGDIVTIFSRVDLELPMEKHAAFVRVGGEVNAPGVYRVNPGQTLREVVEQAGGLTSHSYLYASLFTRVSTRKAQEEQLKQSSEELQRDLMSKFANATPQPGQTGADQQAQMAMQQAALTKLTSIKPTGRVVLKMKPDASGLTDIPDFALEDGDTFYIPPRLSTVQVAGAVYNANAFRYETGKRLIGYLNDSGGATRDADQKRIFVIRADGSVVSRQSHGSHSHGSYENLKLLPGDAIVVPEKLRVSSKMTNVLQYTQLFSQLALSAAALSVVH, encoded by the coding sequence ATGAGTAAAAAGTTTTTGATTCTTTTCCTGGTTTGCAGCGCGGTTTGCGCTGGACAGAGCACCCTCACGACACCGGAGCCTGATGCCGCGATTCCTGCGACGGCTGGCCAGAATACTGGTGCGATCCGAAACCCCACAGCGACCGGCCGAGACTCTGTACTGACCGGCCCCCCCACGGACGCTCCAAACTTTACAATGCCTCCGGTCTCCTCCAAGTTTGTGGGACCGCTAACTACAAAGTCCGATTTCCAACTCCTTGCAGAAGAGGCCGCGGGACATCCTTTACAAGTCTATGGCCGCCGGCTCTTCGACGAGGTTCCCACAACCTTTGCACCTATCGATCACATCGCGTTGCCTTCCGACTACGTAATCGGACCGGGCGATGAGTTGCTTATTCGTGCCTGGGGAAAAATCGATCTCGACTCCCGCCTGATTGTCGACCGAAATGGACAGATATCTCTGCCTAAGGTCGGAACTGTGATCGTTGCCGGCCTCCGTTACGACCAGTTGGAAAATCGCCTTCGCTCCTCCATCGGCAATCTCTACAAAGACTTTGAGCTGAACGTAACCCTCGGCCGCCTGCATTCGATTCAGATTTATGTTCTGGGAAGCGCGCGCCAACCCGGTGCCTACACCGTTTCTTCAATGAGCACGCTGGTGAACGCACTTTTTGCTTCAGGCGGACCGTCTGCCACCGGTTCGATGCGACACATTCAACTGCGCCGTAACGATCAGTTGATCAGCGACTTCGACGTCTACAATCTTCTCCGCCATGGGGATAAATCACACGATGTCCACTTGCTTCCAGGAGATGTGATCTATATTCCGCCGGTGGGCCCACAGTTAGCGTTGCTGGGAAGCGTAAACGAGCCCGGTATCTACGAAACCCGCGGAGATACAACTGTAGCCGCTGCTCTCGAAGATGCAGGTGGACTTACCAACCTTGCCGGCACCGATCGCGTTCTTCTTGAACGCATCGAAGATCATCGAAGTCGCCGCGTTGACGAGTTTGGACTCGACGCATCGGGTTTACGTCAGCTGGTAAAAGATGGCGACGTGCTCAGAGTCTTCGCTCTCTCACCGCGGTTTGAAAATGCAGTCACCCTGCGAGGCAGCGTTGCCCAGCCGGGTCGCTATGCATGGCACGAAGGCATGCGCGTTTCCGATCTGATTCCGAGCCGTGACGCACTGATCACGCGAAAACACTGGAATCAGCAAAACCATCTTCCGCAGCCGGAGCCCGTCGAAGAGTTTGGATCGTCGAGATTGAACCAGGTTGAAAATCAGCCGAACGATCAATTTGGTAAGCCGTCGACTAAAACCAATGGCTCGCGGAAAGACCCGTCAGATATTCTCCGCGGAGTGCAATCTGGCGATCAGTCTGGCAATTCTGATGATATTGAACGCGCCGATCAGGCTGGCCGTCCCCGTACCGACCAGTTCAGCGACGAACGGCAATTTGGCGTAGGCGAGGATACCAAAGCGGCAATTGAAGCTGTCGGAAAAAACAGCGCGGAAATCAACTGGGAATACGCCGTCATCGAACGCCTTGATGATCAGGATCTAAGTTCCCACTTGATTCCATTTCGTCTCGCCTCTGCGATTGATGTGCATGCATCGAAAGAAAATCAGCCGCTCAAGCCGGGGGACATCGTAACGATTTTCTCGCGCGTAGATCTTGAGCTTCCTATGGAAAAGCACGCCGCATTTGTGCGCGTCGGCGGCGAAGTGAATGCACCGGGCGTATATCGCGTCAATCCCGGTCAGACTTTGAGAGAGGTCGTTGAACAGGCCGGAGGCCTTACTTCGCATTCTTACCTTTACGCATCTTTGTTTACCAGGGTATCTACTCGCAAGGCGCAGGAAGAGCAACTCAAACAATCCTCTGAAGAGTTGCAGAGAGATCTGATGTCAAAATTTGCCAATGCGACCCCCCAGCCAGGTCAGACCGGCGCCGATCAGCAGGCGCAGATGGCCATGCAGCAAGCGGCGTTGACGAAGCTCACTTCAATCAAGCCGACCGGCCGCGTAGTTCTCAAGATGAAACCAGACGCTTCGGGCTTGACGGACATTCCGGATTTCGCTCTTGAAGACGGCGATACTTTCTACATTCCACCTCGGCTCAGCACCGTTCAGGTAGCTGGTGCGGTGTACAACGCGAATGCATTTCGCTATGAGACCGGAAAGCGGCTGATCGGGTACCTCAATGATTCTGGCGGTGCTACGCGAGATGCAGATCAAAAGCGCATTTTCGTGATCCGCGCTGACGGGTCGGTGGTCAGCCGCCAATCTCATGGAAGCCACTCACACGGAAGTTATGAAAACTTGAAATTGCTTCCCGGAGACGCCATCGTAGTCCCTGAGAAACTACGAGTCTCATCCAAGATGACCAACGTTCTGCAGTACACACAACTCTTCTCTCAACTCGCACTATCAGCCGCCGCACTGAGTGTAGTCCACTAA
- a CDS encoding UpxY family transcription antiterminator, with product MDILPCKNAHHLQPNLPIFAHPEIDPKWFAVYTMPQTERSVIRHLDARQIESFLPTYETMSLWKNRQRVKIIRPLFPSYVFVRICAQDRGSVLGSPGALRIVGNCQGPLPVPETEIEFLRSDFCRSHVEPFYDLVIGKKVRIKAGPMQGVQGTLIQKKSGLRFVLTIALINQNAALEVRADDLEPVIN from the coding sequence ATGGATATCCTCCCGTGTAAGAATGCTCACCATCTACAGCCAAACTTACCCATCTTTGCTCATCCTGAGATAGATCCAAAATGGTTCGCGGTTTATACCATGCCTCAAACAGAGCGGTCGGTGATCCGCCACCTGGATGCACGGCAGATTGAGTCGTTCCTTCCTACTTACGAAACCATGAGTCTCTGGAAAAACCGTCAACGCGTCAAAATCATTCGGCCGCTGTTTCCTTCGTATGTATTTGTGCGAATCTGCGCTCAAGATCGAGGCTCCGTGCTTGGATCTCCCGGTGCGCTCAGGATTGTCGGTAATTGTCAGGGGCCGCTGCCCGTGCCGGAAACAGAGATTGAGTTTCTGCGCTCTGATTTCTGCCGTTCGCATGTCGAGCCTTTTTACGATCTCGTGATCGGCAAAAAGGTTCGCATCAAAGCAGGTCCAATGCAGGGCGTGCAGGGTACGCTGATTCAAAAGAAAAGTGGATTGCGTTTTGTCCTGACGATTGCACTCATTAATCAGAACGCTGCACTCGAGGTTCGTGCCGACGATCTCGAGCCGGTCATAAACTAG
- a CDS encoding Wzz/FepE/Etk N-terminal domain-containing protein, producing the protein MTISSLIFEEKLPLDEQKGPLFVSLVEILTRVARRKRAVGIATGVAALIGITYAFLAPVKFTATTKLLTPTQTPSTALMVMNQLSNSGAGSLLAAGSSGFGLRNPNDIYIGLLRSRPVEDGIINRFKLVSAFRTKDMTGARTKLEEDTSVTSDKSQLISVSFTDKDKTRAADIANAYTEQLRILTQSIAISEASQRLLFYDAQLKDAKEKLDSAELSFQQIQQKKGLVHPDVQARALVASLTELRAQVVAKEVELQSVRSYSTERNPEAQLLENQLASLRGEANRLEERNSAGPTDNNLTKMAGAGLEYLRAEREFLYRQALLDLLTKQYDAAQLDEAKEGAVIQVVESAIPPERKSSPHRLAIIVAFSLLGLLGACTYIFTDELVRKDLAISQALREFWVAMTSA; encoded by the coding sequence ATGACAATCTCAAGCCTGATTTTTGAAGAAAAGTTGCCGCTGGATGAACAGAAAGGGCCACTCTTCGTAAGCTTGGTGGAGATTCTCACTCGAGTGGCAAGGCGCAAACGCGCGGTCGGGATTGCTACCGGCGTTGCCGCTCTAATAGGCATCACATACGCTTTCTTGGCTCCTGTTAAGTTCACGGCAACAACGAAACTGCTGACGCCTACCCAGACCCCATCGACAGCGCTGATGGTGATGAATCAGCTCAGCAATTCGGGTGCGGGTTCCTTGCTCGCTGCGGGCAGCAGTGGATTTGGATTGAGAAATCCGAACGACATTTATATCGGTCTATTACGTTCGCGGCCTGTTGAAGATGGAATTATCAACCGCTTCAAACTCGTCTCCGCATTTCGCACTAAGGACATGACGGGCGCCCGTACCAAGCTGGAAGAGGATACCAGTGTCACTTCCGACAAAAGCCAACTCATTTCGGTATCCTTCACCGACAAAGACAAGACTCGGGCGGCAGACATTGCTAACGCATACACTGAGCAACTTCGAATCCTCACGCAGTCGATTGCGATAAGCGAAGCCTCGCAGCGGCTCCTCTTCTACGATGCGCAGTTGAAGGACGCCAAGGAAAAGCTGGATTCTGCCGAGTTGTCCTTCCAACAGATCCAGCAGAAGAAAGGATTAGTCCATCCTGACGTGCAGGCCCGTGCCTTGGTTGCAAGCCTGACGGAATTGCGTGCCCAGGTGGTAGCCAAAGAAGTAGAACTGCAATCGGTGCGCTCCTACTCGACTGAGCGCAATCCGGAGGCGCAGTTACTAGAAAATCAGCTTGCATCATTGCGCGGCGAGGCAAACCGATTGGAAGAGCGCAATTCAGCGGGGCCTACCGACAACAACCTTACAAAAATGGCCGGGGCCGGCCTGGAGTACCTTCGCGCGGAGCGCGAGTTCCTATACAGGCAGGCGCTGCTCGATCTCCTCACTAAACAATACGACGCTGCCCAATTGGACGAAGCCAAGGAGGGCGCCGTTATCCAAGTCGTGGAATCAGCAATTCCGCCTGAACGTAAATCCTCGCCACACCGACTAGCTATCATTGTGGCGTTTTCACTGCTCGGGCTTCTGGGAGCTTGCACCTATATCTTCACAGACGAACTCGTACGCAAAGATTTGGCCATCTCGCAGGCCCTGCGGGAATTCTGGGTTGCGATGACCAGCGCTTAA
- a CDS encoding helix-turn-helix domain-containing protein — MPKVNAQGFAEARLDTWKSIAQYLGRSTRTVQRWHSEYRLPIRHLGGDATSVFAYTDELDEWLRKRNPAENQEDTSRQELTNLYEDTRTVPLQLADSRQPTIFHGNSGSSERRASELVGLAQRMWESLSDLNLPSIVRLYREAADLDPFNAQAFAGLSQSLIAASVLGTLHSSEAYRSAEVAMHRALELDPELIETGCATAWLKLLVVRDWTSAGITFDEVLLKRPWCTQALVGRALLCIAEGRLSNAAELLREASTHRPLNSSVAALFCWQEYLAGDFDNALAFVSQSRATGHAGRILDAVEALAGVLIEGPVANIDRLAQQLEDSPRHYAQQGVLGYVYGVTGQSEKALAIIDAMTVIGISGKCDYAYSMALTFLGLNEHKAAMEWLQRSYLQGSLWSLGFQLDPILAPLRSDPQTRNSFESLGYAPSRIEE; from the coding sequence ATGCCGAAAGTGAATGCTCAAGGCTTTGCTGAAGCTCGTCTCGACACATGGAAGTCCATTGCCCAGTATCTCGGACGCAGTACTCGCACAGTCCAACGTTGGCACTCGGAATACCGGCTACCTATTCGACATCTGGGCGGCGATGCAACCTCGGTTTTTGCATATACCGATGAATTGGACGAATGGCTGCGAAAGCGCAACCCGGCTGAAAATCAGGAAGATACTAGCCGACAAGAACTGACCAACCTGTATGAGGATACTCGTACGGTGCCTTTGCAGCTGGCGGACTCGCGACAGCCGACGATTTTCCATGGAAATTCAGGATCAAGCGAGCGCCGTGCTTCCGAACTGGTCGGATTGGCGCAAAGAATGTGGGAGAGCCTTTCTGATTTAAATCTCCCTTCAATCGTGCGGCTGTATCGCGAGGCCGCCGATCTAGACCCATTCAATGCCCAAGCCTTTGCGGGCTTGTCGCAGTCCTTAATCGCAGCAAGTGTGCTTGGCACGCTTCATAGCTCCGAAGCATATCGGTCTGCGGAAGTGGCGATGCATCGGGCATTGGAACTTGATCCGGAACTAATCGAGACCGGATGCGCAACCGCGTGGCTCAAACTGCTAGTGGTCCGAGACTGGACGAGTGCGGGAATCACCTTCGATGAAGTCCTGTTGAAGAGGCCATGGTGCACACAAGCTCTTGTCGGACGCGCGTTGCTCTGTATTGCGGAAGGTCGTCTTTCAAACGCTGCGGAGCTACTGCGAGAAGCTTCCACGCACCGTCCATTGAATTCTTCGGTCGCGGCACTTTTCTGCTGGCAGGAATATCTGGCGGGTGATTTTGACAATGCTCTCGCGTTTGTATCGCAGTCGCGGGCGACTGGTCACGCGGGAAGGATCCTTGACGCCGTGGAGGCTCTGGCAGGGGTGCTTATTGAAGGCCCGGTGGCGAACATCGATCGACTGGCGCAGCAGTTAGAGGACTCGCCTCGCCACTATGCGCAGCAGGGTGTGCTTGGTTACGTGTACGGTGTGACCGGACAATCCGAAAAAGCACTAGCGATCATCGACGCGATGACAGTCATCGGAATAAGCGGCAAATGCGACTACGCCTACTCCATGGCGCTAACATTTCTTGGTTTGAATGAGCACAAAGCAGCTATGGAATGGCTGCAGCGGTCCTATCTTCAGGGTTCGCTTTGGAGCCTTGGTTTCCAGTTGGATCCGATTCTGGCTCCACTTCGCTCTGATCCTCAAACCAGGAACTCATTCGAAAGCTTGGGATATGCACCTTCGCGGATCGAAGAGTGA
- a CDS encoding nucleoside-diphosphate sugar epimerase/dehydratase translates to MRKGLTNVLRSNAMRLVAVWAAQMLLFAFSGTAAYLLRFDFSLPSIYFRDLAYALPIWVVVKSLAFHFANLDKRGFRYVSISDAFRILCANLAGSAASYVVLLLVVPGRIPRSIYLIDFVFCTLGTTGLRVTVRLIRETIQGGQGGELEKRTFIYGAGDAGVTLLREIRNNPRLAYRICGFLDDRADKRGVLINDVPVLGGGEQAKELVANNDIEVILIAIPSASGLEMTRILELCHEAGAECKTVPGLGEIIEGHGLAGQIREVAVEDLLGRTPVRLEERQISPTIEGKVVLVTGAAGSIGSELCKQIARFRPAAIVGFEIAESPLFEIDREMRREFPAIPFYPEIGSVQNRVRLDEVLSQYRPQVVYHAAAYKHVPLMETHVFEAIENNVFGTFNVAAAAMDHGVDNFVMISSDKAVRPTNVMGATKRIAELILLGLQNGGTQFVAVRFGNVLGSNGSVIPIFKKQIAAGGPITVTHPEMRRFFMTIPEACQLVLQASAIGRGGQICVLDMGKPVKIVDLARNLILLSGLKPDHDIAIEFTGMRPGEKLYEELSSLLEDTVPTDHEKIRIFVGNGVPEEDVQTWLSSLRHICETRDTGRLVVALKELVLDYNPSTHLLRRILEHGIVIPLEVRETSNLPRIHL, encoded by the coding sequence ATGAGAAAAGGACTGACGAACGTGCTCAGATCGAATGCAATGCGGCTGGTTGCTGTTTGGGCAGCACAGATGCTGTTATTCGCATTTTCGGGAACAGCTGCATATCTGTTGCGATTTGACTTCAGCTTGCCATCGATCTACTTTCGCGACCTTGCTTATGCGTTGCCAATATGGGTTGTAGTCAAGAGTCTTGCATTCCATTTTGCAAATCTTGACAAGCGGGGCTTCCGCTATGTGTCGATCTCTGACGCATTCCGGATATTGTGTGCAAATTTAGCCGGATCTGCGGCCAGTTATGTTGTTCTTCTCCTTGTTGTGCCGGGAAGAATTCCGCGATCGATTTACCTGATTGATTTTGTTTTCTGCACACTGGGTACAACCGGCCTGCGAGTTACAGTCCGCTTAATCAGGGAGACGATACAAGGCGGACAGGGAGGCGAACTGGAGAAGAGGACCTTCATCTACGGTGCGGGTGACGCGGGTGTAACTCTATTAAGAGAAATACGCAACAACCCGAGATTGGCATACCGCATTTGCGGATTCCTCGACGACCGCGCTGATAAGCGAGGTGTTCTTATCAATGATGTGCCAGTATTGGGCGGCGGGGAACAAGCGAAAGAACTGGTAGCAAATAACGACATTGAAGTCATACTCATCGCCATTCCATCGGCTTCCGGATTAGAGATGACTCGAATTCTTGAATTGTGCCATGAGGCGGGTGCAGAGTGTAAAACGGTCCCCGGGCTGGGAGAGATCATCGAAGGCCACGGGTTAGCAGGTCAAATCCGTGAGGTCGCCGTTGAGGATTTGCTTGGTCGCACGCCCGTGCGCCTTGAAGAAAGACAAATCAGCCCAACCATCGAAGGGAAGGTTGTCCTGGTCACTGGTGCGGCTGGGTCTATCGGATCCGAATTGTGCAAGCAGATCGCCCGCTTTCGTCCAGCCGCAATCGTCGGATTCGAAATTGCTGAGTCTCCTCTGTTCGAGATTGATCGCGAAATGCGTAGAGAATTTCCGGCTATCCCCTTCTATCCGGAAATCGGAAGCGTCCAGAACCGCGTTCGCCTCGATGAAGTTCTCAGCCAGTACAGGCCGCAAGTGGTCTATCACGCGGCCGCTTACAAGCACGTTCCCTTGATGGAAACTCACGTATTTGAAGCCATCGAGAATAATGTATTCGGCACGTTCAACGTCGCCGCAGCCGCAATGGATCACGGCGTCGACAACTTTGTCATGATCTCCTCCGATAAGGCTGTGCGTCCCACAAATGTAATGGGCGCTACCAAGCGTATCGCCGAACTCATCCTTCTCGGGCTCCAAAACGGCGGGACACAATTTGTAGCCGTCCGCTTCGGAAATGTTCTGGGCTCGAACGGCAGCGTCATTCCGATCTTTAAAAAGCAGATCGCTGCTGGTGGACCCATCACGGTTACGCATCCGGAAATGCGGCGATTCTTCATGACAATTCCAGAAGCATGTCAACTTGTCTTGCAAGCCTCAGCCATCGGCAGAGGTGGCCAGATTTGCGTTCTCGATATGGGGAAACCGGTAAAGATTGTTGATCTAGCCAGAAACCTCATACTGCTTTCCGGACTTAAGCCAGATCATGACATTGCGATTGAATTCACTGGAATGAGGCCCGGAGAGAAGCTCTACGAGGAATTGAGCTCTCTACTCGAGGACACGGTTCCCACAGATCATGAAAAGATCAGGATCTTTGTTGGGAACGGCGTGCCTGAAGAAGATGTGCAAACGTGGCTGAGCTCTTTGCGCCATATTTGCGAAACGCGGGATACCGGCCGCCTCGTGGTCGCACTCAAAGAACTGGTTCTCGATTACAACCCAAGCACCCACCTGCTTCGACGCATCCTTGAACATGGAATCGTCATCCCGCTTGAAGTCAGAGAGACGTCCAATCTGCCCAGAATCCATCTTTAG
- a CDS encoding nucleotide sugar dehydrogenase codes for MTTTVSSLYLESFLHKVESRSLTTGIVGLGYVGLPLARLFTSQGFRVVGLDIDQNKTSKLMKGESYIGHIPDSAIRDMRADDGFIATSDFTSVQSVDTLSICVPTPLDKYRQPDLTAVRQTAESLTPHLRPGQLVILESTTYPGTTTEVVLPILQKSGLKIGEELFVGYSPEREDPANPHFTAKTIPKVVGANDAASRLALEAFYGATFDQIVPVSSCEAAEMSKILENIYRCVNIALMNELKLLCQRMGLNIWEIVDAAKTKPFGFQAFYPGPGLGGHCIPIDPFYLSWKAREYDFTTRFIELAGEINTNMPYEVVSTVAKHLNDRKTSTSSARLLVLGLAYKKNVDDCRESPAIKILRLLDDRGIQIEYFDPHVSGYVSHRYGHLPGKELKHLSDSALLGSTATLILTDHDAFDYERIVRLSNVVIDTRNATRNVVANREKILFA; via the coding sequence ATGACAACCACTGTTTCAAGCTTGTATTTGGAGTCCTTTCTTCACAAAGTCGAGTCACGCAGTCTCACGACCGGCATTGTCGGACTTGGTTACGTCGGTCTTCCGTTGGCCCGCCTGTTCACTTCTCAGGGATTCAGAGTCGTCGGGCTGGACATTGACCAGAACAAAACCAGCAAGCTCATGAAGGGCGAGAGCTATATCGGCCATATTCCAGACTCTGCGATCCGGGACATGCGTGCCGATGACGGGTTCATTGCCACCTCTGATTTCACCAGCGTCCAGAGCGTCGATACACTCAGCATTTGCGTCCCGACTCCGCTTGACAAATACCGGCAGCCTGATCTGACCGCAGTGCGGCAGACAGCGGAATCATTGACTCCCCATCTTCGCCCTGGTCAGCTCGTGATCCTCGAAAGTACGACCTACCCGGGAACCACCACCGAAGTCGTGCTGCCTATTCTTCAGAAGTCTGGACTGAAAATTGGCGAGGAACTATTTGTTGGGTACTCGCCGGAGCGTGAAGACCCAGCCAATCCGCACTTCACCGCCAAAACAATTCCTAAAGTTGTGGGAGCAAACGATGCCGCGTCTCGCTTGGCTCTGGAAGCTTTTTATGGCGCTACATTCGACCAGATTGTTCCAGTGTCGTCGTGTGAAGCGGCTGAAATGTCGAAGATCCTCGAGAACATCTACCGCTGCGTCAACATTGCGCTGATGAACGAACTCAAACTCCTTTGTCAGCGGATGGGACTGAATATCTGGGAAATCGTTGATGCCGCGAAGACCAAGCCGTTTGGTTTCCAGGCGTTCTACCCGGGGCCGGGCCTCGGTGGGCACTGTATTCCTATCGACCCTTTCTATCTTTCCTGGAAAGCTCGCGAGTATGACTTTACAACGCGGTTCATTGAACTGGCTGGTGAGATCAACACCAACATGCCGTACGAAGTCGTCTCGACGGTCGCCAAACATCTGAACGACAGAAAGACATCAACTTCTTCGGCACGATTGCTGGTGTTGGGCTTGGCATACAAGAAAAATGTGGATGACTGTCGCGAGTCTCCCGCCATCAAAATTTTACGGCTGCTCGACGACCGTGGCATTCAGATTGAGTATTTCGATCCTCATGTGAGTGGTTATGTGTCTCATCGATACGGACACCTGCCAGGTAAGGAGTTGAAGCACCTCTCAGACTCCGCCCTTCTTGGGTCCACCGCCACATTAATCCTTACTGATCACGATGCATTCGATTATGAGCGCATCGTACGGCTTTCAAACGTTGTGATCGATACCCGAAATGCTACGAGAAACGTGGTAGCGAATCGGGAAAAGATTCTTTTCGCATAA